One genomic segment of Acinetobacter oleivorans DR1 includes these proteins:
- the nuoF gene encoding NADH-quinone oxidoreductase subunit NuoF, with amino-acid sequence MNTEPKPIYGDGNPETHPLTWRLSKRDEVRGADDYEALEGYAGFKKALGMKPAEVLDVIKAATVKGRGGAGFPAGIKWSLMAPNDGGPRYLICNADEMEPGTFKDRLLMEKLPHQLIEGMLIAGYTLEATQGYIFIRGEYIEAAQYLNEALEQIRAKGYLGENILGSGWNFELHVHTGAGRYICGEETALINSLEGRRANPRTKPPFPQVAGAWGRPTIVNNVETYNNLPAIMLRGPEWYIGLSAGKSKDPGTKIYGASGKVKFPGLWELPFGTTAREVIEDHAGGMREGLKLKAWLPGGASTDFLPADTIDLPMDADTIMKAGSRLGTCLLMVVDETQCMVSLTRNLEEFFARESCGFCTPCRDGLPWAVKALKALEAGEGKKEDIDHLQELTRKLWIGKTFCAHAPGAMEPLMGALKHFRGEFEAKVTTRPVVQTSNVEQA; translated from the coding sequence ATGAATACTGAACCAAAACCAATTTATGGCGACGGTAATCCAGAAACTCATCCACTAACTTGGCGTTTAAGCAAACGTGACGAAGTTCGTGGTGCTGATGATTACGAAGCACTTGAAGGTTATGCTGGCTTTAAAAAAGCATTAGGCATGAAACCTGCTGAAGTGTTAGACGTGATTAAAGCTGCAACTGTAAAAGGTCGTGGTGGTGCGGGTTTCCCAGCGGGTATTAAATGGTCATTAATGGCACCAAATGATGGTGGTCCACGTTATTTGATCTGTAATGCCGATGAAATGGAACCGGGTACCTTTAAAGACCGTTTGTTGATGGAAAAACTTCCACATCAATTGATCGAAGGGATGTTGATTGCGGGTTATACCTTAGAGGCAACTCAAGGTTATATCTTTATCCGTGGTGAATATATCGAGGCGGCTCAATATCTAAATGAAGCGTTAGAACAGATTCGTGCTAAAGGTTATTTAGGCGAAAATATTTTAGGTTCTGGCTGGAATTTTGAGTTGCATGTACATACGGGTGCAGGGCGTTATATCTGTGGTGAAGAAACTGCATTGATTAACTCGCTTGAAGGTCGTCGTGCTAACCCTCGTACTAAGCCGCCGTTCCCGCAAGTTGCAGGAGCATGGGGCCGTCCAACAATTGTGAACAACGTTGAAACTTATAACAACTTGCCAGCAATTATGCTTCGTGGTCCAGAGTGGTATATCGGTTTATCAGCAGGTAAATCAAAAGACCCAGGCACTAAAATTTATGGTGCGTCAGGTAAAGTGAAATTCCCAGGTCTTTGGGAATTGCCATTTGGTACAACTGCACGTGAAGTGATTGAAGATCATGCTGGTGGTATGCGAGAAGGCTTAAAGCTTAAAGCATGGTTACCGGGCGGTGCTTCAACTGACTTTTTACCAGCAGATACCATTGATTTACCAATGGATGCAGACACGATTATGAAAGCAGGTTCTCGTTTGGGAACATGTTTATTGATGGTTGTAGATGAAACCCAGTGCATGGTATCGCTCACTCGTAACTTAGAAGAGTTCTTTGCGCGTGAATCATGTGGTTTCTGTACACCATGTCGTGATGGTTTGCCATGGGCTGTTAAAGCGCTTAAAGCACTTGAAGCAGGCGAAGGTAAGAAAGAAGATATCGACCATTTACAAGAATTGACTCGTAAATTATGGATCGGTAAAACTTTCTGTGCCCACGCACCAGGTGCGATGGAGCCGCTTATGGGCGCACTCAAACATTTCCGTGGTGAGTTTGAAGCGAAAGTGACGACTCGTCCTGTCGTGCAAACCAGCAACGTAGAACAAGCTTAA